A stretch of the Capsicum annuum cultivar UCD-10X-F1 chromosome 10, UCD10Xv1.1, whole genome shotgun sequence genome encodes the following:
- the LOC107845145 gene encoding zinc finger protein GIS — translation MERTSDRETQDLMNVESFSQLPFIRPTKEKTAIRLFGKELSGTTTTTTPRHEETTDNNRKFECQYCCRNFPTSQALGGHQNAHKRERQHAKRAQYAKYQYNAYFHSPLDIASSITSNGFYASHVNNNGRSSHYFSHQTRDINESRSLGLWRVPATHHVHHSTSNSYSNFVRPGYVNGDWKKNTNSSISVSRFGYELKEGAHQDHVSLDLHL, via the coding sequence ACTCAAGATTTGATGAATGTAGAGTCCTTCTCTCAACTTCCCTTTATTAGaccaacaaaagaaaaaacagCCATTAGGCTTTTTGGCAAAGAATTATCaggtactactactactacaactcCTCGTCATGAAGAAACAACAGATAATAACAGAAAATTCGAATGCCAGTATTGTTGCAGGAACTTCCCAACTTCACAAGCCCTAGGTGGACATCAAAACGCGCACAAAAGAGAGCGTCAACATGCTAAAAGAGCTCAGTATGCAAAGTATCAGTACAACGCGTATTTTCACTCGCCATTAGACATTGCTAGTAGTATTACTAGTAATGGATTTTACGCGAGCCATGTGAATAATAATGGCCGTAGTAGCCATTATTTTTCACATCAAACTCGCGATATAAATGAAAGTCGTTCATTGGGGTTATGGAGAGTACCTGCAACTCATCATGTTCATCATAGTACTAGTAATTCTTATTCTAATTTTGTAAGACCAGGGTATGTTAATGGAGATTGGAAGAAGAACACAAATAGCTCAATATCTGTTAGCAGATTTGGTTATGAATTGAAGGAAGGAGCTCATCAAGATCATGTGAGTTTAGATCTACACTTGTAA
- the LOC107843788 gene encoding 60S ribosomal protein L21-2 — MPAGHGLRSRTRDSFSRAFRKKGTIPLSTYLRIFKIGDYVDIKVNGAVHKGMPHKFYHGRTGRVWNVTKRAVGVEVNKQVRERIIRKRIHVRIEHVQASRCTEEVKDRIKRNDKLKAEAKARGVVISTKRQPAGPKPGFMVEGATLETVTPIPYDVVNDLKGGY; from the exons ATGCCGGCCGGCCATGGATTACGATCACGTACGCGAGATTCATTCTCACGTGCATTTAGAAAGAAAGGTACAATCCCTCTTTCTACGTACTTAAGAATCTTCAAAATCGGTGATTATGTTGATATCAAAGTAAACGGCGCTGTCCACAAAGGAATGCCACATAAGTTCTACCATGGACGTACTGGCCGTGTTTGGAATGTCACTAAACGCGCCGTCGGTGTCGAAGTTAACAAACAG GTTCGTGAACGTATCATAAGGAAGAGGATTCACGTTAGGATTGAACATGTTCAAGCTTCTCGATGCACTGAAGAAGTCAAAGATAGGATCAAGAGGAATGACAAGCTAAAGGCCGAAGCCAAGGCTAGAGGAGTGGTCATCAGCACGAAAAGGCAACCCGCAGGACCCAAACCAGGATTCATGGTTGAAGGCGCTACATTGGAGACAGTTACCCCCATACCATATGATGTGGTCAATGATTTGAAGGGAGGCTATTGA
- the LOC107843787 gene encoding probable protein kinase At2g41970 yields the protein MSCCGGGEEDVYSGGPPSNQNAPPPKAGNPYGGVSDRAEPRGGTRSGDPQKVLPIEIPVMTLDELNKLTSNFGQKALIGEGSYGRVFFAKLSNGQQAAIKKLDTSSSPEPDSDFTAQLSVVSRLKHDHFVTLTGYCLEANNRILIYEYAAMGSLHDVLHGRKGVQGAEPGPVLTWNQRVKIAYGAAKGLEYLHEKVQPPIVHRDVRSSNVLLFDEFTAKIADFNLSNQTSDTAARLHSTRVLGTFGYHAPEYAMTGQITQKSDVYSFGVVLLELLTGRKPVDHTMPKGQQSLVTWATPRLSEDKVKQCVDPKLNNDYPAKAIAKMAAVAALCVQYEADFRPNMTIVVKALQPLLNAKPAGPES from the exons ATGTCTTGCTGTGGAGGTGGAGAAGAAGACGTTTACAGTGGCGGTCCGCCTTCTAACCAGAATGCACCTCCTCCTAAAGCCGGCAATCCTTATGGTGGCG TTAGTGATAGAGCAGAGCCAAGGGGTGGTACAAGAAGTGGAGATCCTCAGAAAGTTTTACCAATCGAGATACCGGTTATGACCTTGGACGAGCTAAATAAACTGACTAGTAACTTTGGTCAGAAAGCTTTGATCGGAGAGGGATCATATGGACGCGTATTTTTTGCTAAATTAAGCAATGGACAGCAAGCAGCGATCAAAAAGTTGGATACTAGTTCTTCACCAGAACCAGATTCGGACTTTACAGCACAG TTATCAGTGGTTTCAAGGCTTAAGCATGATCATTTTGTGACTCTTACGGGGTATTGTCTAGAAGCAAACAATAGAATCTTGATATATGAATATGCAGCTATGGGATCTCTACATGATGTATTACATG GTAGAAAAGGTGTCCAAGGCGCAGAGCCTGGTCCAGTTCTTACATGGAATCAGAGAGTTAAGATTGCTTATGGTGCAGCAAAAGGACTCGAATACTTACATGAAAAAGTTCAGCCGCCTATTGTTCATCGTGATGTCAGGTCCAGCAACGTACTCCTCTTTGACGAATTTACAGCAAAGATTGCTGATTTCAACTTGTCAAACCAGACATCCGACACAGCAGCTCGTCTGCATTCCACTAGAGTTTTGGGAACATTTGGCTACCATGCTCCAGA GTATGCAATGACAGGACAGATAACACAGAAAAGCGATGTCTATAGTTTTGGAGTCGTTCTTTTGGAACTCCTAACGGGAAGAAAGCCAGTAGATCATACGATGCCTAAAGGACAACAGAGTCTTGTTACATGG GCAACTCCAAGATTGAGTGAAGACAAAGTGAAGCAGTGTGTCGATCCAAAGCTAAATAACGATTATCCAGCAAAAGCAATTGCTAAG ATGGCAGCAGTTGCAGCACTTTGTGTTCAATACGAGGCAGATTTTCGACCAAATATGACGATAGTTGTCAAGGCACTGCAACCACTTCTCAATGCAAAACCAGCAGGACCTGAGTCTTAa
- the LOC107845146 gene encoding E3 ubiquitin-protein ligase SINAT2 has product MALGGGASCKELVESWPNITRFDTTKTLLEKSITCIGEKFQKSSVHGVHELLECPVCKKSMHPPFYQCPNGHTLCTNCKIGAQNCCPTCQVELGNIRCLALEKVAESLELPCRHQNLGCHKILAYYRKLKHERHCKFRPYNCPYAGSECSIKGDIPTLILHLKEDHKVDMHTGCTFNHRYVKSNAQEVENAIWMLTVFDCFGGQFVLHFEAFLLGMTPVYMAFLRFMGEDNEAEVFNYSLEVGGFGRKLTWQGVPRSIRDSHRKVRDCQDGLIIPRSLAIFFSGGNGEELTLKVIGRIWKEHSTS; this is encoded by the exons ATGGCTCTTGGAGGTGGTGCTAGTTGCAAAGAACTTGTAGAATCATGGCCAAATATTACAAGATTTGACACAACAAAGACACTGCTAGAGAAAAGTATTACATGTATTGGTGAAAAGTTTCAAAAGTCTTCAGTCCATGGTGTTCATGAGTTGCTTGAGTGTCCAGTTTGCAAGAAGTCTATGCATCCTCCATTTTACCAG TGTCCAAATGGCCATACACTATGCACAAACTGCAAAATTGGAGCACAAAATTGCTGTCCTACTTGCCAAGTTGAACTTGGAAATATAAGGTGCTTAGCCTTAGAGAAAGTAGCTGAGTCACTGGAATTGCCCTGCAGACATCAAAATCTTGGCTGTCACAAAATATTAGCTTACTATCGAAAGCTCAAACACGAAAGGCATTGCAAATTTAGGCCTTATAATTGTCCTTACGCTGGATCAGAGTGCTCGATAAAAGGAGACATTCCAACACTCATATTGCATCTCAAGGAGGATCACAAAGTTGATATGCACACGGGATGCACATTCAATCATCGGTATGTTAAATCGAATGCCCAGGAAGTTGAGAATGCAATATGGATGCTCACA GTTTTCGACTGTTTTGGGGGACAGTTTGTCTTGCACTTTGAGGCGTTTTTACTAGGTATGACACCGGTTTACATGGCATTTCTACGATTCATGGGAGAGGACAACGAGGCTGAAGTGTTCAACTATAGTCTAGAAGTTGGTGGTTTTGGCCGTAAGTTAACATGGCAAGGTGTTCCTAGGAGTATCCGAGATAGCCATAGAAAAGTTCGCGACTGTCAAGATGGACTTATTATTCCGAGAAGCTTAGCAATTTTCTTCTCTGGTGGAAACGGGGAAGAGCTTACGTTGAAGGTCATAGGTCGTATATGGAAGGAGCATTCGACTAGTTAA